A portion of the Granulosicoccus antarcticus IMCC3135 genome contains these proteins:
- a CDS encoding TRAP transporter small permease subunit, which yields MRKATDAARSAVLCDKLARPLIRLGVVVGQLSSWLVLFVMLSVLATVVLNTLGLNEIIRWEGDVLLLGDAITINSMTELQWHFFGVLTLLGATYALHRDSHVRVDLVYHNLSPRARAIVDVIGHVVCLIPFCLIIAWLSMHSVRMAYISGEMSNYGGLSDRYLIKAMLPIGLVFLAIGAVGQLLAKFAIIIDPINFGHASTLTKGLCKY from the coding sequence GTGAGAAAGGCTACCGATGCTGCACGCAGCGCGGTCCTCTGCGATAAGCTGGCCCGACCATTGATCCGATTGGGAGTGGTGGTTGGTCAGCTGAGCAGTTGGCTTGTCCTTTTCGTTATGTTGTCAGTTCTGGCAACCGTTGTGCTGAACACGCTTGGTCTTAACGAGATCATACGCTGGGAGGGCGATGTACTTCTACTCGGCGATGCGATCACTATCAATTCGATGACTGAGTTGCAATGGCATTTTTTTGGAGTTCTGACATTGTTGGGGGCCACCTACGCCCTGCATCGTGACTCGCATGTCAGGGTAGATCTTGTCTATCACAATTTAAGTCCTCGGGCTCGTGCAATTGTTGATGTAATCGGACATGTTGTTTGCTTGATTCCATTCTGTTTGATCATTGCTTGGCTGTCGATGCACTCTGTGCGCATGGCCTATATATCCGGCGAAATGTCGAATTATGGTGGCCTGTCAGACAGGTATTTGATCAAGGCGATGCTGCCTATTGGCTTGGTATTTCTAGCAATCGGTGCAGTAGGGCAGTTGCTTGCCAAGTTCGCCATCATCATTGATCCG